The Marinomonas maritima genome segment AGGAAAGCGAGATGAATATGCCCTTACCTAAAAATAACAGTCTGATCCACTCAGGGTTTTGCAACTTCATCAATGAAGAAGTGCTTCCCTTTCATACCATCGAGCCAACAAAATTTTGGCAAGATTTAGAACAATTAATCTCTGATTTAGCGCCGATTAACCGCCAATTATTAACGACTCGCGATGTTATGCAGCAGCAGATTGACCAATGGCATCTTGCTCAAAAAGGTCAGCCAATGGACATTCAAGCGTATGAGGATTTTTTACGTGAGATAGGTTACTTGGTAGAAGAGGGAGACGATTTCACCATCATGACGGATAACGTGGACGATGAAATTGCGACGCTTGCAGGACCGCAATTAGTTGTGCCAGTAAAGAACGCACGTTTTGCTCTGAATGCGGCGAATGCTCGCTGGGGCAGTTTGTATGATGCTTTTTATGGCACCGATGTGATTGCAAAAACTACTGGGCTTGAAACCAATAAAGGCTATAACGCTGCACGTGGTGAACAGGTGATTGCTAAAGCCAAAGCCTTTTTGGATGACGCATTTCCTCTTGAAAGTGGTTCTCATAAAGACGTGAGTAGTTATGTGGTTTATTACCACCATCTGCTGGCTTTCTTTGACGATGGAAGCCAAACCGGTTTGAAACAACCTTCTCAGCTGGTGGCGGTTAATGGTCAGCGCAGCGACCCTGAAGCGGTCTTATTGAAAAATAACGGCTTGCACGTAGAGATCCATTTTGATCGTAACGGCCAAAATGGTGTGAAAGATAAAGCCAACATTAATGACATTGTTATTGAGTCCGCACTGAGCGCCATTATTGACTGCGAAGACTCCGTTGCGGCTGTCGATGCTGAAGACAAAATTGATGTTTACCGCAACTGGTTGGGTTTGATGCAAGGCACGCTAGAAGCCAGCTTCGAGAAAGATGGACAAACGCAGACGCGTCGTATGAACCCTGATCGCTGCTTTACGGATTTGCATAACAAAGAGTACCGCTTGCATGGTCGTTCTCTATTATTGGTTCGAAATGTTGGCCACCTAATGGAATGCGATTTGATGCAGGACGAACTGGGCAATTTTGTACCAGAAGGCATCATGGATGCGGTGGTAACGGCTTTAATCGGAGCGTTGGATTTACAGCGTAACGAAGGCATACGAAACAGTCGCGCCGGCAGTATTTATATTGTTAAACCTAAGATGCATGGACCCGATGAAGTGGCGTTCAGTTGTGAGCTGTTTGGTCGTGTAGAGCAGATGTTGGGCTTGCCAAAAAATACCATCAAGATCGGCATTATGGATGAAGAACGTCGCACGACGTTGAACCTAAAAGAGTGTATTCGTCAGGCCAAATCGCGCGTGTTTTTCATCAATACCGGCTTTTTGGATCGC includes the following:
- a CDS encoding malate synthase G, coding for MNMPLPKNNSLIHSGFCNFINEEVLPFHTIEPTKFWQDLEQLISDLAPINRQLLTTRDVMQQQIDQWHLAQKGQPMDIQAYEDFLREIGYLVEEGDDFTIMTDNVDDEIATLAGPQLVVPVKNARFALNAANARWGSLYDAFYGTDVIAKTTGLETNKGYNAARGEQVIAKAKAFLDDAFPLESGSHKDVSSYVVYYHHLLAFFDDGSQTGLKQPSQLVAVNGQRSDPEAVLLKNNGLHVEIHFDRNGQNGVKDKANINDIVIESALSAIIDCEDSVAAVDAEDKIDVYRNWLGLMQGTLEASFEKDGQTQTRRMNPDRCFTDLHNKEYRLHGRSLLLVRNVGHLMECDLMQDELGNFVPEGIMDAVVTALIGALDLQRNEGIRNSRAGSIYIVKPKMHGPDEVAFSCELFGRVEQMLGLPKNTIKIGIMDEERRTTLNLKECIRQAKSRVFFINTGFLDRTGDEIHTSMQAGPFLPKDQIKNQPWIQAYENRNVDIGLQCGLPGKAQIGKGMWAMPDEMAAMMEAKIAHPKAGANTAWVPSPTAATLHALHYHQINVFDVQERIKSRPKANLTDLLTIPTIPHNLTLSNQVIEREVENNVQGLLGYVVRWVEAGVGCSKVPDINNVGLMEDRATLRISSQHLANWLLHGICDKAQVDNVMQRMAVVVDEQNKNTQGYRPMMSHESKNTGSSSLAFKAAQDLIYKGVIQPNGYTEPLLHAYRVQMKETS